A genome region from Nitrospira sp. includes the following:
- a CDS encoding helix-turn-helix domain-containing protein, with protein sequence MLTTKELSAWLNIKESTLYLWASENKIPCRRIHGLVRFEPEAIQAWLSGFDVAPGKPPTLPTHHDTRDLDQLIEAAKHEVYTPRHGEAIQSSLIRKEDADGAV encoded by the coding sequence ATGCTCACTACCAAAGAACTTTCGGCTTGGCTCAACATCAAAGAATCCACACTCTACCTCTGGGCCTCAGAGAACAAGATTCCCTGCCGCCGCATTCACGGCCTCGTCCGCTTTGAACCTGAGGCGATCCAGGCGTGGCTGAGTGGCTTTGATGTGGCTCCTGGAAAGCCACCCACCCTGCCTACTCACCATGACACCCGTGACCTTGATCAGCTCATTGAAGCCGCAAAACACGAGGTCTATACTCCCCGTCACGGGGAAGCCATTCAGTCAAGCCTCATCCGGAAGGAGGATGCAGATGGGGCTGTTTAG
- a CDS encoding replication initiation factor domain-containing protein: MDSGFTLTIDWLAFTVLASNPQETMKVLGGDWSKAKGGFRGYPLSWMRTDGQRGVGKLGTNAPRRPNEIHVDLSGGLASALTLDQIRPLLKWVQAQQGHVTRIDCALDDRAGTVPVSTIREAVSAGQCVTRAAQVRHIVSNLTHGTGATTGETMYFGSPQSQTLLRIYDKRLELQSKGQENYQDYGTRWELELKKDRAEQCARALASLDEADWKELVVGLLRSYVDFRQITKETEDEDRYRAPMLEWYALLTEGFQKGRLAQEKQVQTLQNVKRWVSNTLTPMLAVICATPGGEEWLLQEIVRGISRWKDRHRNLLTRPTRFHRSAGGNAGSPC; encoded by the coding sequence ATGGATTCTGGCTTCACTCTGACGATTGATTGGCTGGCGTTTACCGTCTTGGCCAGCAATCCCCAAGAGACCATGAAAGTGCTTGGCGGAGACTGGAGCAAGGCCAAAGGCGGCTTCCGAGGCTATCCCTTGTCCTGGATGAGAACCGACGGCCAGCGCGGGGTCGGCAAACTGGGCACGAATGCGCCGCGTCGCCCGAATGAAATCCATGTGGATCTCTCGGGCGGCCTGGCGTCCGCCTTAACACTGGATCAAATCCGACCCCTGCTCAAGTGGGTACAGGCTCAACAAGGGCACGTCACCCGCATCGACTGTGCCCTGGATGACCGAGCCGGAACGGTTCCCGTCTCGACGATTCGTGAAGCAGTCTCGGCAGGCCAGTGTGTCACGAGGGCGGCTCAGGTTCGTCATATCGTCTCCAACCTGACCCACGGCACTGGGGCAACGACCGGCGAGACGATGTACTTCGGCAGTCCGCAGAGCCAGACCTTGTTGCGCATTTATGATAAACGGCTCGAACTGCAGAGCAAAGGCCAGGAGAACTATCAGGACTACGGGACACGGTGGGAGTTAGAGCTCAAGAAGGATCGGGCCGAACAATGTGCGAGAGCGTTGGCCTCGTTAGACGAAGCCGATTGGAAGGAGTTGGTCGTCGGCTTGCTTCGCTCCTATGTGGATTTCCGACAGATCACCAAAGAGACAGAAGACGAAGACCGGTACCGGGCTCCCATGCTGGAGTGGTACGCCCTCCTGACGGAGGGATTTCAGAAGGGGCGATTAGCCCAGGAGAAGCAGGTGCAGACCCTGCAGAACGTGAAACGATGGGTGAGCAACACCCTGACGCCGATGTTGGCGGTCATTTGTGCCACCCCTGGAGGGGAAGAATGGCTACTACAGGAAATTGTCAGGGGCATCTCCCGGTGGAAAGACCGACACCGGAACTTGCTCACACGACCTACTCGGTTTCACCGGTCTGCCGGCGGGAACGCGGGCAGTCCATGTTAG